CGGATCCCGTTCCTGCTCGCGTTGCCGCTCGGCCTGATCGGTCTCTACCTGCGTGCCAGGCTGGAGGACACGCCGACTTTCCGCGCGCTGGTCGAGTCGGGCAAGGCGGCCGACCGCGCGCCGCTGAAGGAGACGATCTTCGGCAACTGGCGGATGATCCTGAACCTGATCGGCATCGTCATCCTGCTCAACGTGGCCGACTACCTGCTGCTGACCACCATGCCGTCGTACTTCACGACGACCTTGCACGTCAGCGACACCGAGTCGGCGCTGATCATCATCGGTGTCGAGATCGTCCAGATGGCGCTGATCGTGCCGGTCGGCATGCTGTCCGACCGGATCGGCCGAAAACCGGTGCTGCTGACCGCCGCGATCGGTTTCATCGTGCTCAGCTGGCCGTCGCTGTGGCTGATGCAGCAGAAGACCATCGTCGGCCTGGTGCTGGGCTTCCTGGTCGTCGCGTTCCTGCTCGTCCTGATCCTGGCGGTGATCGCCTCGACCTTCCCGGCGATGTTCCCGACCAGGGTCCGCTACGGCTCCTTCGCGATCGGCTACAACCTGTCGACCTCGATTTTCGGTGGTACGACGCCGATCGTGGTCTCGGCGCTGGTCGCCGGCACCGGCAACGCGTACTGGCCGGCGTACTACCTGATCATCGCCGGCGTGATCGGCCTGGTGCCGATCCTGCTCATCCCGGAGACCAAGGGCGTGCCGATGAGCGAGATCAACACCGCCGGCTCGGCGACCCGGCTGGCCACCGGCAACACCTGAGCGGCTGGGCCGCCGGAGGCCCGATGGCGTCCCGGTGGGTGGCGAGAAGGTCCACTAGATCTGAAGACGCGTGGAGCGTTAAATGTCCGCTTTGCGGGGTTCGCGGATGGTGTGAATGCCGAGTTGCTAGCGCTAGATGCACGAAACACGGCTTTCACACCTACGCGGCCGACAGAGGCTGTGACGGGTGTGACTACTGAGGCTGGTAATGCAGTTGTGGCTGCCGGCCCGCAACAGATGTCCGATTTGATGTCTTGTTAAACAAGTATTACGCGCCAAGCCGCGTTCCCGCGCCGCCTCCCTTGAGGTCGCTCGCCGCGTAGGCGCGCCGGCCGCGCAGGCGAAAAACGACCACCCACCCAACGCAACAACGGGCGAATGCCCTTCTCGTCCACCGCGGACAAAGCAAAGGCGGCGCTCCCGACCGGAGCGCCGCCTTTTTCGTACGTGCGTCAGTCCACCGAGTGGCGGGTCGTCCGCAGCGCGAAACCATGCCGGGCCCACGCCGCCAGGGCCGTCGCCACCACAATCGCCGCACCAGCCTCGACCAGCAGCGCTGTGAACACCATTGCTTCCTCCTCAGGGACTTTCCGGGCCGGTTTCCGGCGCACGCTCGTGCGCACCTTCACCAGCTGGATGGGTTGTCGGGCCCGTTCTGGTTGTGGACCCTCACTCGTTACATCGTCCACGATATCCGTGGTATTTCCGGCAAAGTAGCTGGTTTCCGGTGACCTCCATCACCGGCTCCCGGCGGTGCGCCCGACCACCGCGGCCGGGCAAGGCTAGGCTGCTGCGATGCAGCTCGAGGGGCTCTCGAGGCGGTCCGAGGGGGTGAGGCGTGTGCCACGACACGAGCGTTGGAACGCGCTGTTGGAGGCGCTGGCGCGCGACGGTCAGCTGGGCGTCGAGCAGGCGGCCGCCGAGCTGGGGGTGTCGACCGCGACGATCCGCCGCGACCTGGACGAGCTCGCCGAGCAGCGGATGCTCACGCGTACACGCGGCGGCGCGGTGCTCACCAGCGTCTCGTACGATCTCCCGCTGCGCTACAAGACCGCGCGGCACGCGCAGGAAAAGCTGCGGATCGCGCGCGCGGCGGCCGAGCTGATCGACATCGGCTCGGTGGTCGCGCTCAACGGCGGCACCACCTCCACCGAGGTCGCGCGGTCGCTGGCCGAGCGCGACGACCTGGCCGACTCCTCGGCCAGTCCGGCCGTCACGATCGTCACCAACGCGCTCAACATCGCCAACGAGCTGGCCGTACGCCCGCACATCAAGATCGTCGTGACCGGCGGCGTCGCTCGGCCGCAGTCGTACGAGCTGGTCGGACCGCTGACCTCCGGCCTGCTCGACCTGATCACCCTGGACGCGGCGGTGATCGGCGTCGACGGCATCGACGTCCGCTATGGCGCCACCGCGCACAACGAGAGCGAGGCCGGCGTCAACACGCTGATGGTCGGCCGCGCGCGGAGGGTCATCGTGGTCGCCGACAGCTCGAAGCTCGGGGTCGGCACGTTCGCGCGAATCTGCAGCATCGACAAGGTGGACGTACTGATCACCGATCAGGCAGCGGATCCGGAAATCTGTGCGGAGTTCGTCAGCGCGGGCGTACAGGTGCACCGCGTCTGAGCCATGATCGGTGGATGGCAGAGACTTTCTCCGTGTCGTCCGCGGACGGCACGAGCATCGGATACGAGCGGCTCGGCAGCGGTCCGGCGTTGTTGGCCGTGCACGGCGGCACCGCCAACCGTACGCGCTGGGCGCCGGTGGCCGCGCTGCTCGCCGAGCACTACACGCTGCACCTCATGGACCGCCGTGGCCGTGGCCTGAGCGGTGACGGCCCCGACTACTCATTGCGGCGTGAGGCCGAGGACGTGGCCGCCGTGGTGGAGGCGATCGGTGGACCGGTGTTCGTGCTGGGGCACTCGTACGGTGCGTTGTGCAGCCTCGAAGCCGCGCAGCTCACCTCCGCCATCGCCGCGATGGTGTTGTACGAGCCGCCGGCCGCGACCGCGTCGACCTTCGCCGTCGACCCCTCCACGCTTGAGGAGCTGGTCTCGCTGGTCGACGCCGGCGAGCCGGAGCGCGCGTTGGAGCGGTTCTATCTGCGGGTCATCGGCGTCGACGAGCCGGCGCTCGCGCGGATGAAGCAGACGCCGATCTGGCCGGTGCGGATCGCCGCGACGCCGGCGTTGATCCGAGAAAACCGCGAGGTGAACGCATACCGGATCGACAAGGCGCCGCTGGCCGAGCTCCGACTGCCGGTGCGCTTCCTCCTTGGCACCGAGACTCCGGCGGCGCTGCGGGCGCCGACTTTCGTTGCTGCCGCGGCGATTCCGGGCGCCGAGATCGTCGACCTGGCAGGTCAGGGGCACGTCGCCATCGACACCATCCCGGAGGAGTTCACCACCCTCGTCCGCACCTTCCTCACCTGACACCTGGCCGCATCGGTTACTGCCGAGCGCTACACGCCCGGCTTTGGAGACGATCATGGAAGTCTCGTGGCGTTGCAACGATGGATTGCCACGAGACTTCCATGGTCGTTCAGAGAACCGGATATTTCGTCACCAACGCCCGCGCTAGGACGCGAGTGCGGACAGGGCGGTGGCGGCGCCCGGCGCGCCGAGGCGGACGAAGGTCGGTGTGGTCGACAGTGGCGCCGCGTACGCGTGCAACGTACGGGGGCCGTGGATGACGCGGTGGTTCGCGGTGTCGAACCACAGCCCGGCAGGAACGAACACGTCCCGGTTGACGGCGTCCGACAGCACCGGAGCGGCGAGTACGGCCGGGCCGAGCATCCACTCGTCGTCCACCGAATAAAACCGCGGGTCGGACGGGAAGTCGAAGAACACCGGCCGGATGATCGGCGTGCCGTCGGCCACCGCCTTACGCGCTTGTGCCTGCAGATACGCGGAAAGCTTCCCGTGCCTGGCGATCGCCTGCCGATACAGTGCCACGGTCTCCGCGTCGTAGGTCACCGGCTTGCCGGTCGTGTGGTCGACGACGCCGAGCGGTGACGTGGACGAATACATCAGTGGCATCAGCGAGGCCGCCTGAGCCCACCGTACGAGCACCTGCTTCGACGGCGCCGGCTGGCTGAGCGAGCCGCCGATCATGTCGGTCTCCACGAACGGATAGCCGTTGGTCGAGATCGCCATCGACCGCCGCAACGTCGTGTGCAGGTCGGCGAAACCCGTGCCGGCGTCGACCGCGCGGATCACGAAGCCGTATTTCTGGCTGCCCCAGTGCACGCGTACGCCGGCACCCTGCAGGTCGAACTGGTCGGCCATCTCGGCGCCGAGCCGCTGGTACGACCCGGCCGGCACACCGGCGGCCGGCGCGCAGCGGTCGTCGAAGAACCGCGTGTCGAACTTGAAGCCGTCGACACCGTAGGTCGACATCAGCTTGCGCAGGTTGCCGACATACCAGTCGCGCGCCGCCGGCTTGCCGAGGTCGATGATGCCGGCCGTGCCGTTCCACCACGTGACGCTGCACGGCTTGGCCGGGTCGGTGCCGTCGGCGAGCAGATAGCCGTGGTCACGCGCGTACGCGTAATTCGTCGAGTCGAGGTTGATCCACAGCGTCGTCCAGAGTCCGAAGTGGTAACCCATCGCGTGGATCTGGTCCGACATCGCTTTCGGATCAGGGAAAGTACGCGAGTCGAAGGTCAGGTTGCCGTAGTTGGATTCCCATTTGTCGTCGAGTTGGATGGTGTGTCCACCAAGGCCGGCCGCGTGGATTTTCCCAGCCCAGTCCAGGATCTTGTTCTGGTCGATGTTGGTGTAGAACTGGGCCCACGAGTTCCACAGCGGCTTGTCCAGCTCGTCGGCGGTCGCGTCCATCTTCGCCGGTTTTCCAACGACACCAAGGTAATCCGCGTAAACCGCGGCCGGCGTCGACTCGACGAAGACGGTGGCGGCGTAGGAATCCGTTGATTTCACGGTGAAAGCGCCAACGCCGGAGGAGCCCTTGTTGATCTGTACGTCCATCGGCACCGCGGTGCGGACGTAATAGCCGACCGCGCTGGAGGTAAACCAGTAGGGCTCCATCATCAGATAGCTGGCCGGCGAGAACTCCGGCTCGGCGACCTGGCCGGCGTCCAGCGGATACGGCTGCGCCGCGCCTTCGCTGGTCTCGCCGCCGCCATACCAGTGGCCGGCCGACGAGAGCTGATAGCTGACCGTACGCGCTCCGGCCGGCGCTCCGGTCACCGACCACTCCAGGTCGTAACGGTCGGCCGCCGGCTTCAGTGTCAGCACGGCCGGCTTGCCGGCGGTCGTGTCGGCGGTGATCCGCAGCTCGCCGCCTGACCAGCTCCACGACGTCACGCGCGTGGCGTGTTGGCCGGCGAACGCGAAACCGCCGGTCGGGTCGGTGGCCAGCACGGTCCGGCCGGCGCGTACGGTCCGCAGGCCGAGCGTGGTCTTGTCCACCAGCACCTGGTAGGCCGGCGTGACCAGCGCCAGCTGTCCGCCGAGGTCGCGGACGGTGAGGCCGGACGCGGCGGCCGCTCCTGGCGAGAAGCCAGTGACGAGAGCCGTGATGACGACGAGGACGGCGATCCGGGTTCTGCGCATCGACACTCCTGCAACGCGGTTGGCGATTTCTGCGTGAAAAACGGTGTCTGGAAGCATGAACATGCATAGCTCACTCGGTGCGTACCGGAATGTCAAGAAGTGCGGAGTGTCTGACTCGGGCCAGCCGGTCCGGTGTGCGCTAAAGTTCCCGAGCCAGGCCGTCATCTGTCGGGTCATGAGTGGAAATGTGGGCATTCCGAGTCCGTCGATCCGCCGAATTACCTCGCCGTGAACCGGTGCGGGGACGGTGGAATCCGTCCTATGCTGCGACGCAGTAAAAAATTGTCTGCCAGCTCCGGCGGTGTGGCGCGGAAGGAATGGAACGAACATGGTTGATCGACAGCGAGCGGCGCGGCGGGTCGTCCAGGGTGTGGCCCTGGCCGCCGCCGGTGCGCTCGCGCTGAGCGCGTGCGGCACGCCGGACTCCGGCAACGACGGCCCCGGTGCGGCCAAGCGCGGCGGCACCATCAACGTCCTGATGCAGTCCGACTTCGAGCACATCGACCCGCAGCGCACCTACACCGCGGCCGGCGAGAGCTTCGTCCGGCTGCTTGCGCCGGCGCTCACCGCGTACAAGAACGCCAAGGGCAAGGAAGGCACCGAGATCGTCGGTGACGCCGCCACCGACACCGGCACGCACAACGCGGACAACACCGAGTGGTCCTTCACCCTGCGCGACGGCCTGAAGTGGCAGGACGGCAAGGACGTGACCTGCCAGGACTTCAAGTACGGCGTGGAGCGCTCGTTCTCCGACGTGATCACCGACGGCGCCGACTACCCGAAGCAGTACTTGGTCGGCGGTGACACCTACAAGGGCATCTACCTGCAGAAGGAGGGCCTGCCGTCGATCGTCTGCGCCGGCAACAAGATCACCTTCAAGCTGCGCCGGTCGATCAGCGACTTCAACTACACGGTCACCCTGCCGACCTTCTCGGCCGTACGCGCCGACAAGGACACGCACGAGAAGTACGACAGCAACGTCTTCTCCTACGGGCCGTACCAGATCGACAGTTACGTCCGCGGCAAGAGCATCCAGCTGAGCCGCAACAAGTACTACGACCAGTCCAAGGACCAGGTCCGCAAGAACCTGCCGGACAAGTGGAACATCACCCAGGGCCCGGACGAGAACGTGATCACCGACCGGCTGATCCAGGACAAGGCGGCCGATCAGAACACCATCTCGCTGGGCGCCAACATCTCGCCGGCGCAGTCGGCGCAGGTGCAGAACGACCCCAAGCTCAGGAAACGGCTGCTGAGCGGGCCGGACGGGTTCACCTACTACCTGTCCATCAACACCACCAAGATCAAGGACCTGAAGTGCCGGCAGGCCTACACGTACGCGATCAACAAGGCCAGCTACCTGACCGCGCTCGGCGGCCCGGCGGTCGGTGACCTGGCGACCTCGATCATCGCGCCGAACAACGCCGCGCACCGCGACGACATCGACGTGTACGGCCTCAAGGACAAGCCGGAAGGCGACGTCGCCAAGGCCAAGCAGCTGCTCGCGCAGTCGCCGACCTGCCCGCACAACATCACCTTCGACTACCGCACCGGCAACAAGGCCGACGACAACGCCGCCGCCGCGATCGTCGCCGGCATGGCGCGCGCCGGCATCACCGTGAAGCTCAACCCGATCCCGCGCAGCACCTACATCGCGACCGTCGGCAAGCCGGCCGCGCAGCACGACATGGCGATCAACAGCTGGATCGCCGACTGGGCTTCGGGTTCCTCGGTCATTCCGCAGCTGTTCGACGGCCGGATCATCTCGCCCAGCGGCAACTCCAACCGCTCGCAGATCAACGACCCGGCCATCAACGCCGGCATCGACGCGGCGTACAAGGAGACCGACAACGCCAAGGCGCAGAAGCTGTGGGGTGACCTCGACGAGAAGGTGCAGCAGACCGCCGCGGTGATCCCGCTGCGCTACACCAAGGCGTACGTCCTCTACGGCTCGAAGATCACCGGCGCCTTCCTCGACCCGGTCTACAGCGACGTCGACCTCAACAATGTCGGCGTGAGCTGAAAACGCATTAGCAATGAAATACGGCGAAAAAAGGGACCCGGCCACGAATGGGTGGCCGGGTCCCTACCGTATTTTTTGCCAGTTCCACGGAATCGCCTGTGACGGCATTCGGCCGCGATTACGATGCGATGACGTTTTGCCGGCCGCGCTTGGGTGTGCCTGTTCGGCCGGCATATCGTGCGGCAACACATGTCAAGGCCCAGGGCCCGACCACGGCCCGAGCATCCGGAGAATGTCCGGAAAGGGAAGGAAATCGAATGTCTCCAAAGGACATCCGCGGCTCACGACTAGCCGTGGCCGGTGTGACTCTGTCACTGGTGACCCTGGTGGCGAGCGCATGCGGGACGCCTGACTCAGCCGGAAGCAACGGTGGTAACGGCCAGATCAAGCGGGGCGGCACCATCACCATCCTCATGCAGCAGGACTTCGAGCACCTGGACCCGGCGCGCAGCTATGTCGGCCAGCAGATCTCGACCGGCCGGCTGTACGCGCCCACCCTGACCACCTTCAAGACCGCACCCGGAGTGGCCGGCAACGACGTCGTGTCCGACTCGGCGACCGACACCGGCACGCACAACGCGGACTTCACGCAGTGGAGCTTCACCGTCCGGGACGGCCTGAAGTGGCAGGACGGCAAGGACGTGACCTGCGAGGACTTCAAGTACGGCGTGGAGCGCTCGTTCTCCGACCTGCTGACCGACGGCACCCAGTACAACCGGCAGTACCTGGCCGGCGGAGACAAGTACAAGGGCATCTACGAGCAGCCCCAGGGCCTGCCGTCGGTGACCTGCAACGGCAAGACGATCACGTACAAGCTGAGCAAGCCGGTGACCGACTTCAACTACACGGTCACCATGCCGACCTTCGCCGCGGTGCGCAAGGACAAGGACACCAAGACCAAGTACGACACCTCGTTCTTCTCCTACGGCCCGTACCAGATCCAGAACTACACCCGTGACCAGCAGCTGGTGCTGGTGCGCAACAAGTACTGGGACCAGAGCAAGGACACCGTACGGAAGAACTACCCCGACACGTTCAAGTTCGTCTTCGGCGTGGACGAGAACGTCATCACCGACCGGCTGATCCAGGACCGCGGCGCCGACCAGGGCGCGGTCTCCTCCGGCGTGTTCGTGTCGGCCCAGCAGGCCCCGCAGGTGCTGCAGGACCCGAAGCTGAAGGCCCGCACGGTCTCCGGGCTCACCCAGTACGTGTACTACGTCTGGATCAACACCACCAAGATCAAGGACCTCAAGTGCCGGCAGGCATACGAGTACTCGATCGACAAGACGACGTACCTGACGGCGTTCGGTGGTCCGACCTTCGGACAGCCCGCGACCGGGATCATCAGCCCGACGCTGAAGGCGCACAAGGACTTCGACCTGTACGGCACCAAGACCCAGCCGCAGGGTGACCCGGCCAAGGCGAAGCAGCTGCTGGCACAGTCGCCGAGCTGCCCGCGCAACATCACCTACGACTACCGGACCAACAACGCCCAGGACGACAAGGCGGCGGCCGCGATCAAGGCGGCGTTCGCGCGCTCCGGCATCACGGTCACCGCGAACCCGATCAAGCGCAGCGAGTACTACGCGACGATCGGCAAGCCGGCTCTCCAGCACGAGATCGGTTTCGGCTCGTGGGGCGCCGACTGGCCGTCCGGGTCGACGGTGATCCCGCCGCTGTTCGACCCCCGGCAGATCGTGCCGGCCGGTAACCAGGTCTTCTCCCAGCTCAACGACCCGGCGATCACGGCGGGGATGGACGCGGCGGCGAAGATGTCCGACCAGAACCAGGCCCAGAAGGCGTGGGGTGACCTCGACGAGTCGATCCAGAAGCAGGCCGCGACGATCCCGCTGCGGTATCTGAAGACGCTGCTGCTGCACGGCTCGAAGGTCAGTGGCGCGTTCCTGGACACCAACTACGCGGAGATCAACATCTGCTCCATCGGGTTGACCGACACCAGCGTCTCCTGACCGTACGACCAGCGCGAGGGTGACGTTTTACCGCAAATCGCCAGGCGAGAAGCGGCAAAACGTCACCCTCGCCGATTTTCTGGCGGCGTGTTCACCGGGGTCGGTGCCGGTGCGCGCTGGTCAGCGGTTACCGTGCTCGTGGATGAAGTCAGGCAGCGGGGGGCTGGCTCGTACGCATCCTTGGGGGGAAACACATGGGACCGAAGTTGACGGCCTCGTGAGCGGGGAGCTCGGCGGCTGGGACGACCCGCCGACCAGGTCGTGGGCGGTACGGCGGCAGCTCGCCGACGGCGGTTGGGGCCGGTGGGCTCCGGACGCGGCCACCATGCTGGTGTCGGTGTTCGCCCAGACGCGGCGGATGCCGTGGCGCGCGTACGACGAGGAGGTGTCGGTCCGCGCCGGCTGGGGGTCCTCGCCATGGGCCCTGCCGGAGCTGGAGACCGACCGCAGCGCGCTGCAGCTGCTGCTCGCCGGCCGCGCGACGCCGGCGCCGGCAGCCCCGGTGAGCCGGCTGGCGTCCCGCATCCAGCGCTGGTCGCGGCTGTGCCGCGAGGCCGGCGCCGGTGACCAGAAGGTGCTCTCCGACCTGCACCGCGCGCTCGTACGCTTCGGCGTGCTGACCGACACCGGCCGCGCGTCGATAAACCGGCAGGTCGGCCTCGGTGAACCGGTCAACGTGCTGGACGTGCTGCCGCTGTCGCCGGCCGAGCGGCTGGAGGAGGAGCGCGCGCAGCGCGGCGAGCCGCCGCGGATCCACCGGCAGCGGTCGGTCGCCGACCGTGGATGAGCTGGTCACACAGCTGGTCGCGGCCGGTCGCGACCTGGTCGCCACCGGCCTGACCAGGGCTTCCTCCGGCAACCTGTCGGCGCTGCTGCCCGGCGGCGAGTCGTTTGTGGTGACCGGCCGCGGCACCTGGCTCGACCGGCTGACACCGGCCGACTTCGCCGTCGTCGGGCTCGACGACACCGTACGGTCAGGTCCGGCGGTGCCGTCCACCGAATACCGGCTGCACCTGCGGACCTACCAGGCACGTCCGGACGTGCGCAGCGTCGTCCACGCGCATCCGCGGATGTCGGTGCTGGTCGACGCGCTCGGTCACCGGATCCAGCCGCTGACGCTGGACCAGATCTACTATCTGCCGCGGATCGCCCGGATCGACTTCTTTCCGAACGGATCGTGGAGCCTGGCCGACAACGCGGCCGCCGCGTGTGCTGACGCCGACGCGGTTGTCCTTGCTTACCACGGAAGTTCGTCTGTCGGTGACACGGTGGAAATGGCGCTGCGGCGAGCTATGGTCATGGAGGACGCGGCGTCGATGACATATCACGCCATTCTGGCTGGCCGGCCGGAGCTGCGTTTCCCGCCGGGAGTTCCGCTGTCCGAGTGACCTGCTGCACGTCACGGTTGACGAAGCCTGGTTGCCGAGGTCTACTGATTCGGGTTTTCGTACGAGGAGGTGATTCGCGTGGCCGCTGACGGAAGTAGTTGTTGCCACGCCACCTCGGTGCGAGGTCACTGACTGCCTTCGCCGAAGTCGCGTGGACTTTCCTTTCATCGCAATGAAACGCGACTTCGAGGTGATCGCGATGACGACTGTGGAAATGCTGGTCCGGGTGGCCGCCGGTGTCGGCCTCGGTGCGGTTATCGGTTTCGAACGGCAATATCGCGCGCGGATGGCGGGCCTGCGGACCAACGCGTTGGTCGCGGTCGGCTCGACGCTTTTCGTCGTGTTGTCGTCATACGGTTTCGGTGGCCTGAGCGGCAGTGGCGCGGCCGATCCGACGCGGGTCGCCGCGCAGATCGTGTCCGGCATCGGGTTTTTGGGTGCCGGCGTGATCATCCGCGACGGATTGACCGTACGCGGGCTCAACACCGCCGCCACGCTGTGGTGCTCGGCCGCCGTCGGTGCGCTGTCCGGCGCGGGCCTCTACCAGCCGGCAATCGTTGGCACGGCAGTGGTTTTGGCCGTCAACATCGCGCTGCGCTGGGTCGGCCGCATCGTCGACCGCCGGCCGGCGCGCGCCACCTCACACGACGACGACGAATAGACCGTGGCGAGTTTTGGCGGCCGGTTTTGTTTTGCCGGCCGCCAAAACATCGCCTTCTAGAACCAGGGACGCAGCGGCACTCCGGCGTCGCCGTCCTTGCCGACCTTCACGCCGAGCACCTGGTGCAGCTGGATTTTGTTCTTCTCGAAGGCAAGCCGGGACGCGGCCATGTAGAGCGCCCACACGCGTGCCGTGCCGATGCCGACCTCCTCGACCGCCTCGTCCCAGTGCTCGTCCAGGTTCTGGCACCAGTACTTCAGCGTCAGCGCATAGTGCTCACGCAGGTTTTCCGCGTGCCGCGGCTCGAAACCGTTGTCCTGCAGGGCCGCGACCGTGCGGCCGAGCGCGGTGATCTCGCCGTCCGGGAACACGAACCGGTTGATGAAGCCGCGGCCATAGCGGACCCGCTCGGTGTTGGTCGGCCGCATGATCGAATGGTTGAGCAGCCGGCCCTGCGGCTTGAGCAGACCGTACAGTTTCTGGAAGTACAGCGGATAGTTCTTCAGGCCGATGTGCTCGGTGAGGCCGATCGAGCTGATCGCGTCGAACGGTCCGTCGACCACGTCGCGATAGTCGCCGTGCCGGATCTCGGCCACGTCGGACAGGCCCTGCTCGGCGACCGCCTTGGCGCCCCATTCGGCCTGCTGCTTGGAAAGCGTGACGCCGACGACGTGCACGCCGTAATGCTTGGCCGCGTGCCGGACCATGCCGCCCCAGCCGCAGCCGATGTCCAGCAGCCGCTGGCCGGGCCGCAGGTCGAGCTTGCGGCAGACCAGATCGTGCTTCTCGTACTGCGCCTCTTCCAGCGTCGCGTCGGCTTTCGGGAAAACCGCGCAGGTGTAGGCCATCGACGGCCCGAGGACCCACTCGTAGAACGTGTTGGACACGTCGTAGTGGTGCTTGATCGCCGCCGCGTCGCGGTTTTTGGCGTGCCGCAAGCCATGCGCGAGCCGGCTGGCGCCGGCCTCCTCCGGCAGCGGCGGGTTCCACTTCAGCACGCGCAGACCGACGTCGCGCAGCACTTTCAGTTTCTCCACCGTGGAGATCGGCGCGAAGTCCACGCTGCCGAGCGTCTTGAACGCGGTGTAGATGTCGCCGTCGACCTGCAGCTCGCCGCTCACGTACGCACGGGCCAGGCCCAGCTCCAGCGACGCGGAGGTGGCCAGATAGGACACCGCCTGCTCGGAGGCGATGGTGACGCGTACGGCCGCGTCCTTCGGGCCGTAGCGGCTGCCGTCGTACGCGACGAACTCGATCGGCGCACCGGAACCGATGACCGTGCCGATGATGTCTGCGATGTTGCGACGGGCCATCATGACCTCCCGACTGTCTTTGCGTACAGATCCGCGAACCGGTTGGCGGGGTCATAGCGCTTCTTCAGCGCCGCGTACGCCTCGCCGTTGTAGAGCTGCCAGAACTCGTCTTCGGAATAGAATGCCGTGGAATACAGCGATTTGCGGCCACCGAGCCGCTCGACCTCACGCTCGATCAGCCGGTTGTGCGTGCCATCGGACTGACCGGGGGACAGGTCGACGCTCGACCAGAATCCGACGTTGACGTAGAGCACGTCGGTCTTCAGCTTGTAGAGGTCCCATTCCAGGTCCGTACGCGCCTGCCGCAGCGGACACACCCAGACCGGCGAGATGCCGATCTCCCGGTGGAAAAACTCCAGGAACGCCGGCAGTTTGTCCACCGGCACCTCGATGTCCTGGACGATCTCCTCGATGTCCGGCTTGCCGCGCAGCTTGTCCAGCCGGCGCACGTAATGGTGCCGGCGCTCGAAGTTGGCGACCTTCCAGTAGACCTCGCTGCGCAGCAGCCGGCGCGGGATGATCCGGCGGAATCTCGGGTCCTGCACACCGAAAGCGCGTG
The Fodinicola acaciae DNA segment above includes these coding regions:
- a CDS encoding ABC transporter substrate-binding protein, with amino-acid sequence MVDRQRAARRVVQGVALAAAGALALSACGTPDSGNDGPGAAKRGGTINVLMQSDFEHIDPQRTYTAAGESFVRLLAPALTAYKNAKGKEGTEIVGDAATDTGTHNADNTEWSFTLRDGLKWQDGKDVTCQDFKYGVERSFSDVITDGADYPKQYLVGGDTYKGIYLQKEGLPSIVCAGNKITFKLRRSISDFNYTVTLPTFSAVRADKDTHEKYDSNVFSYGPYQIDSYVRGKSIQLSRNKYYDQSKDQVRKNLPDKWNITQGPDENVITDRLIQDKAADQNTISLGANISPAQSAQVQNDPKLRKRLLSGPDGFTYYLSINTTKIKDLKCRQAYTYAINKASYLTALGGPAVGDLATSIIAPNNAAHRDDIDVYGLKDKPEGDVAKAKQLLAQSPTCPHNITFDYRTGNKADDNAAAAIVAGMARAGITVKLNPIPRSTYIATVGKPAAQHDMAINSWIADWASGSSVIPQLFDGRIISPSGNSNRSQINDPAINAGIDAAYKETDNAKAQKLWGDLDEKVQQTAAVIPLRYTKAYVLYGSKITGAFLDPVYSDVDLNNVGVS
- a CDS encoding glycoside hydrolase family 31 protein; translated protein: MRRTRIAVLVVITALVTGFSPGAAAASGLTVRDLGGQLALVTPAYQVLVDKTTLGLRTVRAGRTVLATDPTGGFAFAGQHATRVTSWSWSGGELRITADTTAGKPAVLTLKPAADRYDLEWSVTGAPAGARTVSYQLSSAGHWYGGGETSEGAAQPYPLDAGQVAEPEFSPASYLMMEPYWFTSSAVGYYVRTAVPMDVQINKGSSGVGAFTVKSTDSYAATVFVESTPAAVYADYLGVVGKPAKMDATADELDKPLWNSWAQFYTNIDQNKILDWAGKIHAAGLGGHTIQLDDKWESNYGNLTFDSRTFPDPKAMSDQIHAMGYHFGLWTTLWINLDSTNYAYARDHGYLLADGTDPAKPCSVTWWNGTAGIIDLGKPAARDWYVGNLRKLMSTYGVDGFKFDTRFFDDRCAPAAGVPAGSYQRLGAEMADQFDLQGAGVRVHWGSQKYGFVIRAVDAGTGFADLHTTLRRSMAISTNGYPFVETDMIGGSLSQPAPSKQVLVRWAQAASLMPLMYSSTSPLGVVDHTTGKPVTYDAETVALYRQAIARHGKLSAYLQAQARKAVADGTPIIRPVFFDFPSDPRFYSVDDEWMLGPAVLAAPVLSDAVNRDVFVPAGLWFDTANHRVIHGPRTLHAYAAPLSTTPTFVRLGAPGAATALSALAS
- a CDS encoding MFS transporter; protein product: MAEATADVRAHEPDASTVRKAVMASAIGNAVEWYDYGVFTSGVITATVGTVFFPESDKTTATLQSLGLLAIGFIVRPLGGFFFGPLGDKLGRQRVLALTILLMSGSTFLVGVLPPYAVIGIAAPMLLLLLRLIQSFSTGGEYGGAATFIAEYAPTKRRGFFGSFLEFGTLGGFVLGNSLVLITASVLSPAAMNGWGWRIPFLLALPLGLIGLYLRARLEDTPTFRALVESGKAADRAPLKETIFGNWRMILNLIGIVILLNVADYLLLTTMPSYFTTTLHVSDTESALIIIGVEIVQMALIVPVGMLSDRIGRKPVLLTAAIGFIVLSWPSLWLMQQKTIVGLVLGFLVVAFLLVLILAVIASTFPAMFPTRVRYGSFAIGYNLSTSIFGGTTPIVVSALVAGTGNAYWPAYYLIIAGVIGLVPILLIPETKGVPMSEINTAGSATRLATGNT
- a CDS encoding DeoR/GlpR family DNA-binding transcription regulator yields the protein MPRHERWNALLEALARDGQLGVEQAAAELGVSTATIRRDLDELAEQRMLTRTRGGAVLTSVSYDLPLRYKTARHAQEKLRIARAAAELIDIGSVVALNGGTTSTEVARSLAERDDLADSSASPAVTIVTNALNIANELAVRPHIKIVVTGGVARPQSYELVGPLTSGLLDLITLDAAVIGVDGIDVRYGATAHNESEAGVNTLMVGRARRVIVVADSSKLGVGTFARICSIDKVDVLITDQAADPEICAEFVSAGVQVHRV
- a CDS encoding alpha/beta fold hydrolase; translated protein: MAETFSVSSADGTSIGYERLGSGPALLAVHGGTANRTRWAPVAALLAEHYTLHLMDRRGRGLSGDGPDYSLRREAEDVAAVVEAIGGPVFVLGHSYGALCSLEAAQLTSAIAAMVLYEPPAATASTFAVDPSTLEELVSLVDAGEPERALERFYLRVIGVDEPALARMKQTPIWPVRIAATPALIRENREVNAYRIDKAPLAELRLPVRFLLGTETPAALRAPTFVAAAAIPGAEIVDLAGQGHVAIDTIPEEFTTLVRTFLT